CTGGCCCGCGAAGCATTGCTGCCTGAACGGCGTGCCACCGCAGCCTTCGACCGCACCATCGACCTGCAGGTCAGCCGCCTGCGTCAGAAATTGGCCGGTGTCGCCGGCGGCGGCGAGCTGATCCTGACCGTCCGTGGCGAAGGCTATGTCCTTGCCAGCCCGGTGCGCTACGAATGATCGGCCAACCGGTGCAGCGGGTGCGCAATTTCTTCCGCTCGATGGCGGGCCATATCTTCGTGCTGCTGACCGTCGGCATCTCGCTTTCGGCCCTGCTTGCACTGGCCGTTTCGGAACAGGGCCGCCGCCATGATTTCGAGCGCGTCCGCCGCCAGCGCGTGCTGGCCAGCGCCTTCGACGTCGCCGACCGCCTGCGTCGCGATCCGGTCCGTGTCCAGAAGATGCTGGAGGACCGCGGCATCGTGGGCGCCTATATCGTGCCCGATGGCATTGCGATCAACGAACCGGATGCCGACCTGCAGGCCGCGCTGATCCAGCGTTTCGGCCCGCATTCGCAGCCGGAGGCCGGCCAGGTGCCCTTCGGCCTGTGCTTTCCCGACAAGGATGCCGGGCGCAGTCGGGCCGCCGGTCTGATCGACGCACCGCGCCCTGATTGCTGGATCGTCCGCCTGACCGATGCCGCCGGCCAGCGCCGGGCCATGGCGCTCACCTTCCCGCGCCTGGCCCGACCGCCCAGTTCGCTGTTCAGCCCGGATTATCTGGTCGTCATCCTGTTGTCCGCCGCCGGCCTCTCCATCCTGATCGGCCGGATCGCCGCCAAGCCGCTGCGTCGGCTGTCCCAGGCAGCCGAGGCCTTTTCCGTGTCGCGCGACCCGGAGGAGATTCCCGAACGCGGGCCAGAAGAGGTGCGCGCCGCCCTTTCCACCTTCAACCTGATGCAGCGTCGGGTGCGCGCCGGTTTCACCGAGCGGACGCAGTTGCTGGCCGCGATCAGCCATGATCTCCAGACCCCGCTCACCCGGTTGCGGCTGCGGCTGGAACTGGTCGAGAATGAGGAATTACGCGCCCGCCTGCTACAGGATCATGAGGCGATGCAGCGACTGGTGCGCGAAGGGCTGGACCTTGCCGCCAGTACCGAGACGCACGAGGAATGGTCGGTGATCGACCTCGATTCCCTGCTCGCCAGCATGGCCGAGGATGCCCAGGAACTGGACGCCCCGGTCCAGTTCGCCGCCGGCTGCGGCGCGTCCGTCCGCGCCAAGCCCAATGCGCTGACCCGCTGCATGAGCAATCTGGTCGACAATGCCGTCAAATATGGCGGTTGCGCGGAAATCAGCTGCATCCGCACGCCCGGCCATGTGACGATCGAGATTCGCGACCATGGCCCCGGCATCCCGCCGCAGGATCTCGACCAGATGTTCGAGCCCTTCACCCGCGGCGCCAGCAGCCAGCCGGGCGGCCGGCACGGCACCGGCATCGGCCTCACCATCGCCCGCTCGTTGGGCCTCAGCTTCGGTGCGATCGTCGCGCTGCGCAATGCGCCCGATGGCGGGCTGATCGCCAGTATCGAGATGAAGTCTGCCTAAACGGCGCCAACGACCATCAGCGCCAATGCCACCAGCAACCCACCCCGCGCCAGCCGGGGGCCATAGGTCAGCGCCAGCAGCACGGCACCCGCCAGCAGCGGCAGCAGGCCGCACCAGGTGACGATGCCGATCCCGTCTGCGTCGGCCAGAATCGCGCAGAACAACGACAGGCCGATGGCGCTCCAGCCAATCAGTGGCAGATGCCGGGCCAGCCCATGGCGCTGCCAGGGGCCGAGCAATACCGGTCCATGCCGCGTCATCGCTGCCGCCAGCGCGAAGAAGCCGATATAGAGCAGGCCCGCGACGATCATGCCGGCTGTTCCCGTATCCGCCGTCGCGCCGGCTTCGGCGCATGCCGCCGTCGCATCTGCTGCCGGACGACCAGCGCCAGCGCGCCGGCCATCACCAGGAACAGAAGATTGCCGGTCAGCAGAACCGGTTCGATCGACCAGATCGGGCCTAGCACCGCCGCCAAAACACAGGCAAAGGCGAATAATCCCATCATCAGTGGCCAGCCGATGGCCGGTCGCAGCGCCAACCCGGCCATCACGGCCGCCGCTGCCGTCCACAACGCCACCGACACCTCGGCCTCGGGCCGCCCCGCCATGCCGATCGGCAACAGGCGATTGGCGATGAAATAGGCGACCGCGCCCAGCGGCACCCCGGTGATCACGCCGACATTCAGCCGTTCGAGGATGCGATTGCCGATCGACAGCGGCGCCCGCTCGCGCCGCTTGGCGATCCACAACACCATGCCGGTGGAGATCGCCAGCGTCAGCATCGCCCCACCCAGGACATAGAGCCAGCGCGTCGCCATCGGTGCGAAGCGGGCCATGTGCAGGCCATAG
The sequence above is drawn from the Sphingobium sp. AP49 genome and encodes:
- a CDS encoding HAMP domain-containing sensor histidine kinase, with product MIGQPVQRVRNFFRSMAGHIFVLLTVGISLSALLALAVSEQGRRHDFERVRRQRVLASAFDVADRLRRDPVRVQKMLEDRGIVGAYIVPDGIAINEPDADLQAALIQRFGPHSQPEAGQVPFGLCFPDKDAGRSRAAGLIDAPRPDCWIVRLTDAAGQRRAMALTFPRLARPPSSLFSPDYLVVILLSAAGLSILIGRIAAKPLRRLSQAAEAFSVSRDPEEIPERGPEEVRAALSTFNLMQRRVRAGFTERTQLLAAISHDLQTPLTRLRLRLELVENEELRARLLQDHEAMQRLVREGLDLAASTETHEEWSVIDLDSLLASMAEDAQELDAPVQFAAGCGASVRAKPNALTRCMSNLVDNAVKYGGCAEISCIRTPGHVTIEIRDHGPGIPPQDLDQMFEPFTRGASSQPGGRHGTGIGLTIARSLGLSFGAIVALRNAPDGGLIASIEMKSA
- a CDS encoding DUF3325 family protein — protein: MIVAGLLYIGFFALAAAMTRHGPVLLGPWQRHGLARHLPLIGWSAIGLSLFCAILADADGIGIVTWCGLLPLLAGAVLLALTYGPRLARGGLLVALALMVVGAV